The following coding sequences are from one Triticum dicoccoides isolate Atlit2015 ecotype Zavitan chromosome 4A, WEW_v2.0, whole genome shotgun sequence window:
- the LOC119289133 gene encoding uncharacterized protein LOC119289133, with translation MQSPAPASSSLPYSPMLSFPESMVGKTLQLLLPYHDATIRGIERSKDDKLTRVKIEALPGVAFSAGELRLESTEGLKFVGALHMDDISGHECTLTVHDDQVHYCRSCTEVRVPAFHTFSETLVGWTVCFSGSDPYSIEVDVRHVERRDSVTTVYLRTGVISLPACTGDTVILRSTDTLDKWQGDIGYWPNPSFMAEKKEKDGSKTDQSFYGQLFERDVLIYVRDEQVCIGSKLSLRLPNKKILIKPAPNGPANINISHGKSSQRNRRSSKQKECEAEQKIEVAINGYGKIGRALARAALQSDGVALVLSMIYLEEMKLVVCLGIYGTLK, from the exons ATGCAGTcccctgctccggcgagctcgagcttgcCGTATTCCCCCATGCTGTCTTTCCCTGAGAGCATGGTGGGGAAGACTCTCCAGTTGCTCCTTCCGTACCACGACGCCACCATCAGGGGCATCGAGCGCAGCAAGGACGACAAGCTCACCCGTGTGAAGATCGAGGCTCTGCCCGGGGTTGCGTTTTCTGCTGGAGAACTGCGACTGGAGAGCACAGAAGGGCTAAAGTTCGTAGGCGCTCTGCACATGGACGACATCTCAGGGCACGAGTGCACGCTCAcagtccatgacgaccaag TGCACTATTGTCGCTCTTGCACAGAAGTGAGAGTCCCAGCTTTCCACACATTCTCAGAGACCTTGGTAGGATGGACAGTCTGCTTCTCTGGGTCAGATCCCTACTCCATTGAGGTTGATGTCCGACATGTAGAGAGGCGGGATTCTGTTACCACTGTATATCTTCGGACGGGTGTCATCTCTCTTCCTGCCTGCACCGGTGACACGGTTATACTGAGGTCCACAGATACCTTGGACAAATGGCAGGGAGACATCGGATATTGGCCAAACCCTAGCTTTATGGCtgagaagaaagaaaaggacggaagTAAAACTGACCAAAGTTTCTATGGACAACTGTTTGAGAGAGATGTCTTGATTTATGTGCGAGATGAGCAAG TGTGCATAGGCAGTAAACTGTCACTGCGGCTACCAAATAAGAAGATATTGATTAAGCCAGCACCAAATGGTCCTGCTAACATTAACATCTCTCAT GGCAAGTCTTCCCAGCGAAATCGCAGGTCATCTAAACAGAAAGAATGTGAAG CTGAGCAAAAAATAGAAGTTGCAATAAATG GTTATGGAAAGATTGGGAGGGCGCTCGCTAGAGCCGCTTTGCAGAGTGACGGTGTTGCCCTTGTGCTGTCAATGATCTATCTGGAGGAGATGAAATT AGTTGTATGTTTAGGGATATATGGGACTTTGAAGTGA